The following are from one region of the Halorussus rarus genome:
- a CDS encoding methionine synthase has translation MTDTRDQFRPTNHPADHFLLTTVVGSYPKPKWLDRARDLHEESEARSASNASGDEPRATADFDDAAWQEATDDAARLITGEHERAGLDVVVDGEMRRNEMVEYFAHRIDGYEFNGPVKVWGHNTFDKPSVVSDVEYDETWLVDEYEFTASVSERPVKVPITGPYTLANWSFNEAYDDTESLANDLADLVNEEVEKLVEAGARYVQIDEPALATTPDDHAIVGDCLERIVDGIPDDVRVGLHVCYGDYSRIYPEILEFPVDEFDLELANGDYEQLDVFKDPAFTKDLALGVVDAHVAEVESVPEIKENIRKGLEVVPPEQLTVSPDCGLKLLPREVAYEKMANLVTAAREVEQELDDGEIDVERSAVTADD, from the coding sequence ATGACCGACACCAGAGATCAGTTCCGACCGACGAACCACCCGGCAGACCACTTCCTGCTGACGACCGTCGTCGGCAGCTACCCAAAGCCCAAGTGGCTCGACCGGGCGCGCGACCTCCACGAAGAGAGCGAGGCGCGAAGCGCCTCGAACGCGAGCGGTGACGAACCGCGAGCGACTGCCGACTTCGACGACGCCGCCTGGCAGGAGGCCACGGACGACGCCGCGCGACTCATCACCGGCGAGCACGAGCGGGCCGGCCTCGACGTCGTCGTCGATGGCGAGATGCGGCGCAACGAGATGGTCGAGTACTTCGCCCACCGCATCGACGGCTACGAGTTCAACGGGCCCGTGAAGGTGTGGGGCCACAACACCTTCGACAAGCCCTCGGTCGTCTCGGACGTCGAGTACGACGAGACGTGGCTCGTCGACGAGTACGAGTTCACCGCGAGCGTCTCCGAGCGCCCGGTCAAGGTGCCCATCACGGGCCCGTACACGCTGGCCAACTGGAGCTTCAACGAGGCCTACGACGACACCGAGTCGCTGGCCAACGATCTGGCGGACCTCGTCAACGAGGAGGTCGAGAAGCTGGTCGAGGCGGGCGCCCGCTACGTCCAGATCGACGAGCCCGCGCTCGCGACCACGCCCGACGACCACGCCATCGTCGGCGACTGCCTCGAGCGCATCGTCGACGGGATCCCGGACGACGTGCGGGTCGGCCTCCACGTCTGCTACGGCGACTACTCCCGCATCTATCCGGAGATCCTGGAGTTCCCGGTCGACGAGTTCGACCTCGAACTCGCCAACGGCGACTACGAGCAGCTCGACGTGTTCAAGGACCCCGCGTTCACCAAGGACCTCGCGCTCGGCGTCGTGGACGCCCACGTCGCGGAGGTCGAGTCGGTCCCCGAGATCAAGGAGAACATCCGGAAGGGCCTGGAGGTCGTCCCGCCCGAGCAGTTGACCGTCAGCCCGGACTGCGGCCTGAAACTGCTCCCGCGCGAGGTGGCCTACGAGAAGATGGCGAACCTCGTCACCGCCGCCCGCGAGGTCGAGCAGGAACTCGACGACGGAGAGATCGACGTCGAGCGGTCGGCCGTGACCGCCGACGACTGA
- a CDS encoding alpha/beta fold hydrolase: MKLRRVLAGAAGGLGAAVLGNRLLSWKANDLQSALEGDQRTYRWRGFDVAYTEAGDPDDPDVLLLHGVHAAASSKEFDQIFDQLAKTYHVIAPDLPGFGRSDRPPLTYSAALYTAFVTDFAEDLTEDAACVATSLSGAYAALAQQQSHAFSRLVLVAPTADTGPRRTWLRSLFRSPVVGQALFNLLTSKRSLHFFDNREAYSTEASYTERDVDYQWQTSHQPGARFAPASFVSGYLDPDVDLGDELARTDVPVTIVWGRDATVSPLEDGEELAEKADTKLVVFDDAKLLPHAEHPGPFLDVLLDELTEEEMETEPGAET, translated from the coding sequence ATGAAGCTACGCAGAGTGTTGGCCGGCGCGGCGGGCGGACTGGGAGCCGCAGTACTCGGGAACCGACTGCTGTCGTGGAAGGCGAACGACCTCCAGTCCGCGCTGGAGGGCGACCAGCGGACCTACCGCTGGCGAGGGTTCGACGTGGCCTACACCGAGGCGGGCGACCCGGACGACCCGGACGTGCTCCTGCTGCACGGGGTCCACGCCGCCGCGTCGAGCAAGGAGTTCGACCAGATATTCGACCAGCTCGCGAAGACATACCACGTGATCGCGCCCGACCTGCCCGGGTTCGGGCGGTCGGACCGGCCGCCGCTGACCTACTCGGCGGCGCTTTACACCGCCTTCGTCACCGACTTCGCCGAGGACCTGACCGAGGACGCCGCCTGCGTGGCGACGTCGCTGTCGGGCGCGTACGCCGCGCTGGCCCAGCAGCAGTCCCACGCGTTCTCGCGGCTGGTCCTCGTCGCGCCGACCGCCGACACCGGCCCGCGCCGGACCTGGCTCCGGTCGCTGTTCCGGTCGCCCGTGGTCGGCCAGGCGCTGTTCAACCTCCTGACCAGCAAGCGGTCGCTCCACTTCTTCGACAACCGCGAGGCGTACTCGACCGAGGCATCCTACACCGAGCGGGACGTCGACTACCAGTGGCAGACCAGCCACCAGCCCGGCGCGCGGTTCGCGCCCGCCTCGTTCGTCTCGGGGTACCTCGATCCCGACGTGGACCTCGGGGACGAACTGGCCCGAACCGACGTCCCGGTCACCATCGTCTGGGGACGGGACGCGACGGTCTCGCCGCTGGAGGATGGCGAGGAACTGGCCGAGAAGGCGGACACCAAGCTGGTGGTGTTCGACGACGCCAAACTGCTCCCACACGCCGAGCACCCGGGGCCGTTCCTCGACGTGCTGCTCGACGAACTGACCGAGGAGGAGATGGAGACCGAACCCGGCGCGGAGACCTGA
- a CDS encoding 16S ribosomal RNA methyltransferase A — MTDARDPAASSRDPDALLRRAGVRGNPDRDQHFLVDDRVLDRLPEYATEAGFDLSHVLEIGPGTGALTDRLLAVADEVTAVERDPDLAAFLREEFADEIAAGRLTVVAGDALEVDLPEFTASISNLPYGVSSEIAFRLLPRGRPTVLMFQKEFAERMAAAAGTDDYGRLSVSAQHYADVEVVEPVPKEAFSPPPDVESAVVRTTPREPDYEVDDEAFFLGFVKAVFTQRRKTLRNAIRNTAHISGLDDADAVVAAIADGETGLDPDVLSKRAGKVPPATFAALAAVADEHGRGGDAG, encoded by the coding sequence ATGACCGACGCACGCGACCCCGCGGCTTCCTCGCGGGACCCCGACGCCCTGCTCCGGCGGGCGGGCGTCCGCGGCAACCCCGACCGCGACCAGCACTTCCTGGTCGACGACCGCGTCCTCGACCGACTCCCCGAGTACGCGACTGAGGCCGGCTTCGACCTGTCGCACGTCCTCGAGATCGGGCCGGGGACCGGCGCGCTGACCGACCGACTGCTCGCGGTCGCAGACGAGGTGACCGCGGTCGAGCGCGACCCCGACCTCGCGGCCTTCCTCCGCGAGGAGTTCGCCGACGAGATTGCCGCCGGCCGTCTGACCGTGGTCGCGGGCGACGCGCTCGAAGTCGACCTGCCCGAGTTCACCGCATCTATCTCGAATCTCCCGTACGGCGTCTCCAGCGAGATCGCCTTCCGCCTCCTCCCTCGCGGCCGGCCGACCGTGCTGATGTTCCAGAAGGAGTTCGCCGAGCGCATGGCGGCCGCGGCGGGCACCGACGACTACGGCCGGCTGTCGGTGAGCGCCCAGCACTACGCCGACGTCGAGGTGGTCGAGCCGGTGCCGAAGGAGGCGTTCTCGCCGCCGCCGGACGTCGAGAGCGCGGTCGTCCGGACGACGCCCCGGGAGCCCGACTACGAGGTCGACGACGAGGCGTTCTTCCTGGGGTTCGTCAAGGCCGTGTTCACCCAGCGCCGCAAGACCCTCCGGAACGCCATCCGGAACACGGCCCACATCTCGGGGCTCGACGACGCCGACGCCGTGGTGGCGGCCATCGCCGACGGTGAGACCGGACTGGACCCGGACGTGCTGAGCAAGCGCGCCGGGAAGGTCCCGCCCGCCACGTTCGCGGCGCTGGCGGCGGTGGCCGACGAGCACGGCCGGGGAGGTGATGCAGGGTGA
- a CDS encoding phosphotransferase family protein — protein MTEFAERETPDEGGADPMDLALDVPHMVAEIAPDWSVQRIRPTEEGSDSVFLLTVATPRGRREVVLKAFAGEAVSPSVARSEPRVLELLAAETEIPVPEVIGSVDDHPDLPAPFFVAERLPGENGSGRFQDFSTDALARVLGEAGEHLAQLHEVRTFDRFGRIGVEDGDLAVVGDQFAPKDDWTDWLLADVEDTLDGIAGGRFDDLVGPLWEYVREAVPALDAPDEGVFVHWDYRLGNLLLDPETGEETGVLDWAGLVAGDPVYNLATVEDHNINWQTRDVVLRRRLRERFRAAYDASRSGDRLADFRKRKRVYHLCNRLNAMACLPDWYSDGALRDERAAEHRMFVRDYID, from the coding sequence ATGACCGAGTTCGCCGAACGGGAGACGCCAGACGAGGGCGGCGCGGACCCGATGGACCTCGCACTGGACGTCCCCCACATGGTCGCCGAGATCGCGCCCGACTGGTCGGTCCAGCGAATTCGGCCGACTGAGGAGGGGTCCGACTCGGTCTTCCTCCTGACCGTCGCGACGCCCCGGGGGCGACGGGAGGTCGTTCTGAAGGCGTTCGCGGGCGAGGCCGTCTCCCCGTCCGTGGCCCGCTCCGAACCCCGCGTGCTGGAACTGCTGGCGGCCGAGACCGAGATTCCCGTCCCGGAGGTGATCGGCTCCGTCGACGACCATCCCGACCTCCCTGCGCCATTCTTCGTCGCCGAGCGCCTCCCGGGCGAGAACGGGTCCGGTCGATTCCAGGACTTCTCGACCGACGCGCTGGCCCGCGTCCTCGGCGAGGCCGGCGAGCACCTCGCGCAGCTCCACGAGGTCCGGACGTTCGACCGGTTCGGCCGCATCGGCGTCGAGGACGGCGACCTGGCCGTGGTCGGCGACCAGTTCGCACCGAAGGACGACTGGACCGACTGGCTGCTCGCGGACGTCGAGGACACGCTCGACGGCATCGCCGGCGGTCGGTTCGACGACCTCGTGGGCCCGCTCTGGGAGTACGTCCGGGAGGCGGTTCCGGCGCTCGACGCGCCCGACGAGGGCGTGTTCGTCCACTGGGACTACCGCCTCGGAAATCTACTGCTCGACCCCGAGACGGGTGAGGAGACGGGCGTGCTCGACTGGGCGGGCCTCGTCGCCGGCGACCCTGTGTACAACCTCGCCACGGTCGAGGACCACAATATCAACTGGCAGACCCGCGACGTCGTGCTCCGGCGGCGGCTCCGCGAGCGGTTCCGCGCGGCGTACGACGCGAGTCGCTCGGGCGACCGGCTCGCGGACTTCCGGAAGCGCAAGCGCGTCTACCACCTTTGCAATCGGCTGAACGCGATGGCCTGCCTGCCCGACTGGTACTCCGACGGGGCGCTCCGGGACGAGCGGGCGGCCGAACACAGGATGTTCGTCCGCGACTACATCGACTGA
- a CDS encoding mechanosensitive ion channel family protein, with product MSGGIAGLVSFIDRLARFSTTEWRLAVSALILVVVIAGGVAATYLRGKAHERFHSHVADVMLAGSVGAVLVGAAVALLVLWGVATDVATAWEQIGGTLGAGFRFLLALVVLASAYVVNGFAQRAIDRFTEGHETITEHQSEIVYRVSQLTVWVAAISVILGMWEVDLSGLIVGAGFLGIVVGMAARQTLGALLAGFVLMFSRPFEIGDWVEIDDEEGIVTDISIVNTRIQTFAGEYVMIPNDIVSGEKIVNKSRKGRLRNEVEVGVDYEADVERAAGLAEEAMKDLDEVLTVPTPQVVLKEFGDSAITLVLRFWIDKPSARRQWRARTAVIESVKRTFDREGVKIPFPQRELTGREESGGFRLSGESPAPEPTADGGVTDETETADRRAGEVDGE from the coding sequence GTGAGCGGCGGAATCGCCGGGCTCGTCTCGTTCATCGACCGGCTGGCGCGGTTCTCGACCACCGAGTGGCGACTCGCCGTCTCGGCGCTCATCCTGGTGGTCGTGATCGCGGGCGGGGTCGCGGCGACCTACCTTCGGGGGAAGGCCCACGAGCGGTTCCACAGCCACGTCGCCGACGTGATGCTCGCCGGGTCGGTCGGCGCCGTGCTCGTCGGCGCGGCGGTCGCGCTCCTCGTCCTCTGGGGGGTTGCGACCGACGTCGCTACCGCGTGGGAGCAGATCGGCGGCACCCTCGGCGCGGGGTTCCGTTTCCTCCTCGCGCTGGTCGTGCTGGCGAGCGCGTACGTCGTCAACGGCTTCGCCCAGCGCGCCATCGACCGGTTCACCGAGGGTCACGAGACCATCACCGAGCACCAGAGCGAGATCGTCTACCGGGTCTCCCAGCTCACGGTGTGGGTCGCCGCTATCTCGGTCATCCTCGGGATGTGGGAGGTCGACCTCAGCGGCCTCATCGTCGGCGCCGGCTTCCTCGGCATCGTCGTCGGTATGGCCGCCCGCCAGACGCTGGGCGCCCTGCTCGCGGGGTTCGTGCTGATGTTCTCCCGACCGTTCGAGATCGGCGACTGGGTCGAGATCGACGACGAGGAGGGCATCGTGACCGACATCTCGATCGTCAACACCCGCATCCAGACGTTCGCAGGCGAGTACGTGATGATCCCCAACGACATCGTGAGCGGCGAGAAGATCGTCAACAAGAGCCGGAAGGGCCGGCTCCGCAACGAGGTCGAGGTTGGCGTCGACTACGAGGCCGACGTCGAGCGGGCCGCCGGCCTCGCCGAGGAGGCGATGAAGGACTTAGACGAGGTGCTGACGGTGCCGACGCCCCAGGTCGTGCTCAAGGAGTTCGGCGACTCCGCGATCACGCTGGTCCTGCGCTTCTGGATCGACAAGCCGAGCGCCCGCCGGCAGTGGCGGGCCCGCACCGCGGTCATCGAGTCTGTCAAGCGGACGTTCGACCGCGAGGGCGTCAAGATCCCGTTCCCCCAGCGCGAACTCACCGGCCGCGAGGAGTCGGGCGGGTTCCGGCTGTCCGGCGAGTCGCCCGCCCCGGAGCCGACTGCCGACGGCGGCGTGACCGACGAGACGGAGACGGCGGACCGCAGAGCCGGCGAGGTGGACGGCGAGTGA
- a CDS encoding HemK2/MTQ2 family protein methyltransferase, producing the protein MTDLADRRDVETEVYQPAEDSRLLAETAVEDLRDDTPGLALEVGTGSGYVAERVADETGARVVGSDVNPHACAQARERDVEAVRADLVAPFRSGAFDAVLFNAPYLPTDPDAERDDWMEVALSGGEDGRAVVEPFLETVGRVLAPDGAVYLLVSSLTGVAEVVAMAETEGFSAVALRDESFPFETLTVLKLVR; encoded by the coding sequence GTGACCGACCTGGCCGACCGCCGGGACGTCGAGACGGAGGTGTACCAGCCCGCGGAGGACTCGCGCCTGCTGGCGGAGACCGCGGTCGAGGACCTCCGTGACGACACGCCCGGACTCGCGCTGGAGGTCGGCACCGGGTCGGGGTACGTCGCCGAGCGCGTCGCCGACGAGACCGGCGCGCGGGTCGTGGGGTCCGACGTGAATCCACACGCCTGCGCGCAGGCCCGTGAGCGCGACGTCGAGGCGGTCCGGGCCGACCTGGTCGCGCCGTTCCGGTCGGGGGCCTTCGACGCGGTCCTGTTCAACGCGCCGTACCTGCCGACCGACCCGGACGCGGAGCGCGACGACTGGATGGAGGTCGCGCTCTCCGGCGGCGAGGACGGCCGTGCGGTCGTCGAGCCGTTCCTCGAAACGGTGGGTCGCGTGCTCGCGCCGGACGGCGCGGTCTACCTTTTGGTCAGCAGCCTGACCGGCGTCGCCGAGGTGGTCGCGATGGCCGAGACCGAGGGCTTCTCGGCGGTGGCGCTCCGCGACGAGTCGTTCCCCTTCGAGACGCTGACCGTGCTGAAGCTCGTGCGCTAA
- a CDS encoding RNA polymerase Rpb4 family protein, translated as MTIFKEKVEEEYLTTAEAKELLADVEEERALDEDREMRYELARAIEHVNRFASLDAEESRELVEELLALDKVDEPTAYKIADILPKDRDELRAVYAQERYTLSGDELDDILNVVAKYD; from the coding sequence ATGACCATATTCAAGGAGAAGGTCGAGGAGGAGTACCTGACCACGGCGGAGGCCAAGGAACTGCTCGCTGACGTCGAGGAGGAGCGCGCCCTCGACGAGGACCGCGAGATGCGCTACGAGCTGGCCCGCGCCATCGAGCACGTCAACCGGTTCGCCTCGCTCGACGCCGAGGAGTCCCGCGAACTCGTCGAGGAACTGCTCGCCCTCGACAAGGTCGACGAGCCGACGGCGTACAAGATCGCGGACATCCTGCCGAAGGACCGCGACGAACTCCGTGCGGTGTACGCCCAGGAACGGTACACCCTCTCGGGCGACGAGCTCGACGACATCCTCAACGTCGTCGCCAAGTACGACTGA
- a CDS encoding Zn-ribbon domain-containing OB-fold protein, whose product MNDETGGGAERVRDEGYDDFLDAVESGEGFYLECPEGHGSLPPRRVCPHCGATDLEEVPLPETGEIETHTTVHVAAPSFAEDAPYVTAVADFGGVRLTGQVRGVDPEDVAVGTEVTAEVAETETSGERVLVLRTC is encoded by the coding sequence ATGAACGACGAAACCGGCGGCGGGGCCGAACGCGTCCGCGACGAGGGGTACGACGACTTCCTCGACGCCGTCGAGTCGGGCGAGGGGTTCTACCTGGAGTGCCCCGAGGGTCACGGGTCGCTCCCGCCCCGGCGGGTCTGCCCGCACTGCGGCGCGACCGACCTCGAAGAGGTCCCGCTACCCGAGACCGGCGAGATCGAGACCCACACCACGGTCCACGTCGCCGCGCCCTCGTTCGCCGAGGACGCGCCCTACGTCACGGCGGTCGCGGACTTCGGCGGCGTCCGACTGACCGGCCAGGTCCGCGGTGTCGACCCCGAGGACGTCGCAGTCGGCACCGAGGTCACCGCCGAGGTCGCCGAGACCGAGACTTCGGGCGAGCGCGTGCTGGTCCTGCGGACCTGCTGA
- a CDS encoding 5-methyltetrahydropteroyltriglutamate--homocysteine methyltransferase — protein sequence MTERVATTPGVFPLPDWAKADLADLKGHQKHDLIDGTEGEEITAVYDEAREEVVDRQQGAGLDRVVEGQLRWDDMLAHPLAVHDSVETRGIVRYYDNNNFYRDPVVTDELGFDGDIANELEAVNESVDADEFQAVVPGPYSLADLATDEYYGDDAEFLAAVAEFLAGEVEAFPEVETLFVLEPSLVENPPEGDEGERASEAVDAVTTAAPADTDVVVQTYWGALDEKVHAHLLDADFDALGYDFVANHEDNLYNINEYGTKDSIAAGVVDGQNTLVEDPEQIAERADWLEENTPAADFETVYLTPNTELFYLPYSTFREKLAALGEATEVAEVKA from the coding sequence ATGACAGAGCGCGTCGCGACCACACCGGGAGTGTTCCCGCTTCCGGACTGGGCGAAGGCGGACCTGGCGGACCTGAAAGGTCACCAGAAGCACGACCTCATCGACGGCACCGAGGGCGAGGAGATCACCGCGGTCTACGACGAGGCCCGCGAGGAGGTCGTCGACCGGCAGCAAGGCGCGGGGCTCGACCGCGTCGTCGAAGGCCAACTCCGGTGGGACGACATGCTCGCCCATCCGCTCGCGGTCCACGATTCGGTCGAGACCCGCGGCATCGTCCGGTACTACGACAACAACAACTTCTACCGCGACCCTGTCGTGACCGACGAACTCGGGTTCGACGGCGACATCGCGAACGAACTGGAGGCCGTAAACGAGTCCGTGGACGCCGACGAGTTCCAGGCGGTGGTCCCCGGCCCCTACTCGCTGGCCGACCTCGCCACCGACGAGTACTACGGCGACGACGCCGAGTTCCTCGCCGCCGTCGCGGAGTTCCTCGCCGGCGAGGTCGAGGCGTTCCCCGAGGTCGAGACGCTGTTCGTCCTCGAACCGTCGCTGGTCGAGAACCCGCCGGAGGGCGACGAGGGCGAGCGCGCCAGCGAGGCGGTCGACGCCGTCACCACCGCTGCTCCGGCCGACACCGACGTCGTGGTCCAGACCTACTGGGGCGCGCTCGACGAGAAGGTCCACGCCCACCTGCTCGACGCCGACTTCGACGCGCTCGGCTACGACTTCGTGGCGAACCACGAGGACAACCTCTACAACATCAACGAGTACGGCACCAAGGACTCCATCGCGGCCGGCGTCGTCGACGGCCAGAACACGCTGGTCGAGGACCCCGAGCAGATCGCCGAGCGGGCCGACTGGCTCGAGGAGAACACGCCGGCGGCCGACTTCGAGACCGTCTACCTGACGCCGAACACCGAGCTGTTCTACCTGCCGTACTCGACGTTCCGGGAGAAGCTCGCCGCCCTCGGGGAGGCCACCGAGGTCGCGGAGGTGAAAGCATGA
- a CDS encoding 50S ribosomal protein L21e — protein sequence MPSSNGPYHSTRDKLSNNPRERGTSPPQRAVQEYEEGQKVHLKIDPSVEKGRFHPRFGGQTGEVVGEQGAAYKVSINDRGKQKTLIVTPAHLKAQE from the coding sequence ATGCCGAGTTCGAACGGACCCTACCACAGCACTCGCGACAAACTCTCGAACAACCCCCGAGAGCGCGGCACCTCTCCGCCCCAGCGCGCCGTCCAGGAGTACGAGGAGGGCCAGAAGGTCCACCTCAAGATCGACCCGAGCGTCGAGAAGGGCCGGTTCCACCCCCGCTTCGGCGGCCAGACCGGCGAGGTCGTCGGCGAGCAGGGCGCCGCCTACAAGGTCAGCATCAACGACCGCGGCAAGCAGAAGACCCTCATCGTCACCCCCGCCCACCTGAAGGCGCAGGAATAG
- a CDS encoding DUF655 domain-containing protein — protein MSEQQSGEQQVPAVVLDYLPHGRADDERPQHQKPALAYALGIEDFRLFEVTLEEDVSLTITDRVDADRSNDLVASVREIEYGDLSGAGQSELEHAIRDVVESDQERFVDFYTDAQPITLRLHQLNLLPGIGKKLRNNILEQRKRKPFESFEDLEERVSGLHNPKEVLVERILEELREDDLKYRTFVRVDEQQQ, from the coding sequence ATGAGCGAACAGCAAAGCGGCGAACAGCAGGTGCCGGCGGTCGTGCTGGACTACCTCCCGCACGGCCGGGCCGACGACGAACGGCCACAGCACCAGAAACCGGCGCTGGCCTACGCGCTGGGCATCGAGGACTTCCGGCTGTTCGAGGTCACGCTCGAGGAGGACGTGAGCCTGACCATCACCGACCGGGTGGACGCCGACCGGTCCAACGACCTCGTCGCCAGCGTGCGCGAGATCGAGTACGGCGACCTCTCCGGGGCGGGCCAGTCGGAGCTCGAACACGCCATCCGGGACGTGGTGGAGTCTGACCAGGAGCGGTTCGTCGACTTCTACACCGACGCCCAGCCCATCACCCTGCGACTCCACCAGCTGAACCTGCTGCCCGGCATCGGCAAGAAGCTCCGGAACAACATCCTGGAGCAGCGCAAGCGCAAGCCGTTCGAGAGCTTCGAGGACCTCGAGGAGCGGGTGTCGGGACTCCACAACCCCAAGGAGGTGCTGGTCGAGCGCATCCTCGAGGAGCTCCGGGAGGACGACCTGAAGTACCGGACGTTCGTGCGCGTCGACGAACAGCAGCAGTAG
- a CDS encoding thiolase C-terminal domain-containing protein, whose translation MTGVRVAGVGLTHFGQHPERTGRDLFADASARAFADAGVPREDVAQLNYGNFMGEIGEHQGHQGPLMAEAAGLNAPATRYESACASSGVALREAVKDVRNGEADAVLVGGAERMTNLGTAGTTEALAIAADDLYEVRAGMTFPAAYALMARAYFDRYGGGKEDLAAIAVKNHDNALDNEFAQFQKAITVEDALDAQMIAEPLGLYDACPITDGASAAVLVSDEYAEEHGLDAPVSITGMGQGGDKMALQDRQYLARTPAAERAAEEAYADAGVGPADVAVAEVHDCFTIAEVLALEALDFYAPGEGIGAAARGETTRDGDRPVNLSGGLKAKGHPVGATGTSQVVEMTRLLRGDHPNSDAVPGDVGVTHNAGGTVASTTVHVLEVEE comes from the coding sequence ATGACAGGCGTACGAGTCGCAGGGGTCGGCCTCACGCACTTCGGCCAGCATCCCGAGCGGACGGGGCGGGACCTGTTCGCGGACGCGAGCGCGCGGGCGTTCGCCGACGCGGGCGTGCCCCGCGAGGACGTGGCGCAGCTGAACTACGGCAACTTCATGGGCGAGATCGGCGAGCACCAGGGCCACCAGGGCCCGCTGATGGCCGAGGCGGCCGGCCTGAACGCCCCCGCAACGCGCTACGAGAGCGCGTGCGCGTCCTCGGGCGTCGCGCTCCGCGAGGCGGTCAAGGACGTCCGGAACGGCGAGGCCGACGCGGTGCTCGTCGGCGGCGCCGAGCGCATGACCAACCTCGGCACCGCGGGCACGACCGAGGCGCTCGCCATCGCGGCCGACGACCTCTACGAGGTCCGGGCTGGCATGACCTTCCCCGCGGCCTACGCCCTGATGGCCCGGGCGTACTTCGACCGGTACGGCGGCGGCAAGGAGGACCTGGCCGCCATCGCGGTCAAGAACCACGACAACGCGCTCGACAACGAGTTCGCCCAGTTCCAGAAGGCCATCACTGTCGAGGACGCGCTCGACGCCCAGATGATCGCCGAACCCCTCGGGCTCTACGACGCCTGCCCCATCACCGACGGGGCGAGCGCCGCAGTCCTCGTCAGCGACGAGTACGCAGAGGAGCACGGCCTCGATGCGCCGGTCTCTATCACCGGCATGGGCCAGGGCGGCGACAAGATGGCGCTCCAGGACCGCCAGTACCTCGCGCGGACGCCAGCGGCCGAGCGCGCCGCCGAGGAGGCCTACGCCGACGCCGGCGTCGGCCCGGCGGACGTCGCGGTCGCCGAGGTCCACGACTGCTTCACCATCGCGGAGGTGCTCGCGCTGGAGGCGCTGGACTTCTACGCGCCCGGCGAGGGAATCGGCGCGGCGGCCCGCGGCGAGACGACCCGTGACGGCGACCGGCCGGTCAACCTCTCGGGCGGCCTGAAGGCCAAGGGTCACCCGGTCGGCGCGACCGGGACCAGCCAGGTCGTCGAGATGACCCGCCTGCTCCGGGGCGACCACCCCAACAGCGACGCCGTGCCGGGCGACGTCGGCGTCACGCACAACGCGGGCGGCACTGTCGCGAGCACCACGGTTCACGTGCTGGAGGTGGAAGAATGA
- a CDS encoding metallophosphoesterase family protein: MSRTLIISDVHANATALEAVLAAEPDRDAVVFLGDAVDNGPHPNAVCSTLRDLDPAASVHGNHDRTVLAAEPPAATSDDPFAAWQAWSRRRLPPDDRSFLEALPRTATVSLAGRRLRLHHGDFPRPEAYDGSWRTRATPEDDPALFERVAARYDEDVVVHGHSHFPFVDSVSGTTFVNPGSVGLQREGWPADRARYAVLDDGAFDLRSVRYDAGAVATDSRALDSPFADIWGRAAPGARSD, translated from the coding sequence GTGTCCCGGACGCTCATTATCTCGGACGTCCACGCGAACGCGACCGCTCTCGAAGCCGTCCTCGCCGCCGAACCCGACCGCGACGCCGTCGTCTTCCTGGGCGACGCCGTCGACAACGGTCCGCACCCGAACGCGGTCTGCTCCACCCTCCGGGACCTCGACCCCGCCGCGAGCGTGCACGGCAACCACGACCGGACCGTGCTCGCGGCCGAACCGCCCGCCGCGACCAGCGACGACCCCTTCGCGGCGTGGCAGGCCTGGAGCCGCCGCCGGCTCCCGCCGGACGACCGTTCGTTCCTGGAGGCGCTACCCCGCACGGCGACGGTCTCGCTCGCCGGTCGCCGGCTCCGCCTCCACCACGGCGACTTCCCGCGGCCGGAGGCCTACGACGGGTCGTGGCGAACCCGCGCGACGCCGGAGGACGACCCGGCGCTGTTCGAGCGCGTCGCGGCCCGGTACGACGAAGACGTCGTGGTCCACGGCCATTCGCACTTCCCGTTCGTGGATTCGGTGTCGGGGACGACGTTCGTGAACCCTGGAAGCGTGGGGCTCCAGCGCGAGGGCTGGCCGGCGGACCGCGCGCGCTACGCGGTGCTGGACGACGGGGCGTTCGACCTCCGGTCGGTCCGGTACGACGCGGGCGCGGTGGCGACCGATTCGCGGGCGCTCGACAGCCCGTTCGCCGACATCTGGGGCCGGGCTGCTCCCGGCGCCCGGAGCGACTGA